The DNA sequence TGGTGGGCTCCGATGTCCCGGGCGGCAATGGGGCGCTGGGGGCGGACGTGCGGGAAGCCGGCGCGGGTGAGGGGGCTGGTGGCGCGGCTGCCGTCGTGGTTGACGGGGATGGTGGCGAAGGTGGCGCCGGTTCAGGTGCCGGTGCCGGTGCCGGTGCCGGTGTCGGGGAGTGGCCGGCGCGGGCCGGGCTGGCTTTGCGGGAGCGGATGCCGGTGTGGTTGCAGGCGAGGTGTGGACTGGAGCGGCGGAGCGTGGTTGCGCTCACCGTGGTGCTCGTCCTCGCCGCCGGGTTCGCCGTACAGCACTTCTGGGCCGGGCGGGCGCAGTCCGTGCGCGCGCCGGAGGTGGTGCGGGCGGCGGCCTCGTACGGGGGAGAGTCGCAAGGAGGGCAGCCGCAGGGAGGGCAGCCGCAGGGAGGGGCGAGCGGGTCGAGTACGTCGGCGGCCGTCGGTGCGTCCGGTGCCGGGGCCACGGCGGCGGAGATCGTCGTGGACGTCAGCGGAAAGGTGCGCGAGCCGGGCATCCACCGCCTCCCCGCGGGCTCGCGGGTCGCCGACGCCCTGCGCGCTGCCGGTGGGGTGCGCCCCGGCACGAAGACCGACAGCCTCAACCGGGCTCGGTTCCTGGTGGACGGCGAGCAGGTGATCGTCGGGAGTCCGGCCGCAGTGCCCGGGGCCGCTCCGGGCACGGGTGCGGGTACTGGCACGGGCGGTGCGGCGGGCGCGGGGGCGGCACCCAGCGCGCCGGTCGCCCTCAACACAGCCACCGTGGACCAGCTCGACACCCTCCCGGGCGTCGGCCCGGTCCTGGCCCAGCACATCATCGACTACCGCACCCAGCACGGCGGCTTCCGCTCGGTGGACGAGCTGCGTGAAGTCAACGGCATCGGTGACCGCCGCTTCGCCGATCTGCGGAATCTAGTACGGCCATGACCCACGACGTGCGTACACCCGACCTCGCGCCCTCCCGCGCTGCCGTCCACGCCGCGTCCGGCAGCCGGCTCGGTGCCTCCCACCCCCGTCAGGAAGGACCGACGGACCTTCGACTCGTCCCACCCGCACTCGCCGCCTGGGCGACGGCGGCACTGATGCTGGGCGCCCCTGAGTGGTGGGCGGTCGCGGCGGCGGTTGTCTGTCTGCTTGCGGCAGGCGTGCTGCTGGTGGTGGGGCGAGGCGGGGGCGTGG is a window from the Streptomyces sp. NBC_00299 genome containing:
- a CDS encoding helix-hairpin-helix domain-containing protein, producing the protein MHAPGRARPRPASARAAEELRRRAEVIFAERAGEWGESGAGPPASGGLDEGAGGPPGAGVLPGAGVPRADGLRGADVARVDGLRGSDVPHADGPCGFDVARAEGLVGSDVPGGNGALGADVREAGAGEGAGGAAAVVVDGDGGEGGAGSGAGAGAGAGVGEWPARAGLALRERMPVWLQARCGLERRSVVALTVVLVLAAGFAVQHFWAGRAQSVRAPEVVRAAASYGGESQGGQPQGGQPQGGASGSSTSAAVGASGAGATAAEIVVDVSGKVREPGIHRLPAGSRVADALRAAGGVRPGTKTDSLNRARFLVDGEQVIVGSPAAVPGAAPGTGAGTGTGGAAGAGAAPSAPVALNTATVDQLDTLPGVGPVLAQHIIDYRTQHGGFRSVDELREVNGIGDRRFADLRNLVRP